The genomic DNA CTGTGTACAGACTCAGCGCAGCCTCTTTAGATGGGAAAGTCTTTCTAGCtctcatgatgtcatcaggatcACCGGTGCaagcatctgattggctgacaaaCTGTGGTGTGTCCTGGCATCCAAGGGCGGTGTAATTAGgctgacacacagacaggaagtgaggagcCAGAGTTCCTGTGATCAGCTGACCGGCATTGACAAAGATATCTGTTGCAAACAGACCAAAGAGATAGACGCCTGCAGAACAACACACAGATCACATCATTGACGTTTGTGCTACGTTTGAAAAGGCAGGTTGCTATACCATGTTAAATTTTAATACATCCACAACAGCATGAAAGTAAAAGCACATGATATTATCCCACATTTATCATTAAATACTGTTTTTAGCTGCGTCTGAGCCATGCTTCATTTCAAACAGTGTGCTCTtcattttaatggtttatttcttcagcatttacatttaataagcctttttgtaattttaatgtCAAAGACCCACTTGGAAAAAAAGATGGTACAACTcctaaaaattaatttatgaatgGAATAAAAACGACCAAGAATCTTAAATTTATTTCCAGATGTATGATTCTAAcggctgtttttattttccttgtcTTTTGGCTTTGACAATTATGTTTTAGAGATTTTTGATCCAAATTTGATTCAATTACAAGGAACTGCTGGCTCCACCTTGctctatttttctatttgtaaCCCTATAACtactacttcctgtctttgagCAGAGCTGAAAAGAGATTTAATCTCATTGGGACTTGACATTAAGTAATTacaaaagacatgaaataatgaatttaaaaaacagcaaaatgtgAATCTAggtttatttaatgtaatacagtatttttttatttaactcaCCGAGGAAGCGGACAGTCCGACGCACCATGGGGTTCACATAGCAACAGTCGCCCAAGATGAAAACCTTCTCTTGGTCATACAGGTTGTTTGAGTTGTGGTGGAGGATGAAGATTAATAGTTCAACACCTGAAATCtccaaacagaataaaacatttcaggaAAGACTACTAAGGAATTAATGAAAAGAATTTGCTAAAGTatttaaaagattatttttggttttgccAGTGTTAAGAAAGATTCATGTCATAAGGGGTACAAATATTCTGCTGAAAACTTGACCAGGAAATCAAATGATGCACCTTTAAATAACAGTAACAgctattaattatttttagatttatttttttcttggtaaATGGTGGAATCGGTCTGAAGGCTAAAAATAATGCGTTTGACCAAACGTCATTATCACACTAATACACCAATGGGTACATGAAGAGATGGAACTATATCTGCTACCTAAACAATGGGTGACATGAGCTTAAAATGACATTTGGGTCAGTCAGACTCTGGTAATAATTTCACAGAGCTCCAAGTGAAATTACAAAATACTCAAAGCATCTGGAGGCCTCTCTGTAGCTCTCCTTCTAACAGCATCATTCAAATGAAACAGACATTACCTTGAGTTTAAAGACTCaccagtacaacaggaagtcccccCACCACAGAGTACAGGATCACGGGTTGAATGAGGCTCTCCTGCTCCGGACCGGGATCTGGTTTTGCTAAAGTTGGGTCTCTACAAATGAATCCCTGCTGTGCTGGACGGAAAGTATCGGTGAACTCACAATAGTACACCAGCATCACCGCGGCAGCCAGAATCACCACCTGGAAGTAGAGCATGTTGGGCTCCAGCAGCGTGATGGACTCTGTTCCTTCAGCAATGACAAGTCCAAAAATAGCTGCTGTCTCACATCTGGCGCTAGTTAAGAGTGTCCCCCACAGCGCTGTGTATTCCAAACAAGTATGATGtggaaattcaaataaaattaaggaTGTTGTTGACTGTAAAGAcaatgatgctgatgctgaggatgctgatgatgacGGTCGCTCCTTCGGAGATGGAATGGGAGGGAAATCTCATCCTTCCGCTCCTGTGACTTTCCTGAATCATCTGACCGCAGCGAATTGAGGAATTTATTCTGTCTCACTGAGCAACCTCTAAAAAGCCACTCGCAGTCAACTGAACACAAAGTCACATCGCATCTTCCTCACATCACAACAAAGATAAAGAAAGGACAGACGGATGAAGCTCCGAGACTGATTGAGCTACTTAGATCAGGTTGTTAAACGTGAACATTTGGACATGTAGATTTAGAGGAGTAAATAAACGGAGACACCTGAAGACTTTTTAGTTCTGCTTTGGCTGTCAAACAACTAGAGTTCTCGTCGTTACAGAAACTATGATAAAATAGTTTTTCCATGACTAAGATGAGAAGATGATGAGAACACAGTGACATCATAAAAACCTGTGACTAAATCAGCATGAGAATTGAAGTGAACTTTTATCTATTATGATGCATTTGCGTCAAATTCTACTCGAGGAATTTCATGATAAAATCTACAAATATTCCCTGGATTTTCCTTTAGGGTCACCAATCAAATGGTGGTTTTAGTGAACCAACATTTTTAAGATGTCCTCTACATGTATAGTATAttgagcacatgtgtcaaactcaaggcccaaaTGTGATGGCCAAATGTGGCtcgccacatcatttcatgtggcccacgacagcataaaaggtcagtgtttaAATAGGtcagaagtgtgctttgagTAAACCTACATTTCCCAAagtcttaacttgtgtttgatgttttctttattcacttggatagtttgatcattgattgatggagttctgtgggtttcataacctgacaaattaagaggatttattttataacagaaaaaacatgttttttctgtgtgactgtaacttgaataagtaataaattcagagttatttatcattaaagagcagttacatttattttacattacattgagttacattagttacatttataagtcacatctggccctttgattatagcctttatgctgatgtggccctcagtgtaAAATGAGTTTGCGGCTGGATATACTGTTTACCACATAGGGACCATTTCATTTTTGCTGAGGTTTATGGGGGTCTCATCTGAGGTCTCATTCTAGACGTCCACACATCAGTTTGCTGAGCTATGACAAGTTTTAACTCCACTTTTACACCTTTGCATTAAATTCCTCCCAAGCCAGAGTTCCAGGTAAATCTATATTTATATCAATCATCGCTTCATTCATTTAGTTTCTTATCCACTTATCCTGTTTAGGACCAAAGGGTCCAGGAGCCCATGAAAACTTTTGTATGGCAGTCAAGAATGAGGTGAAGTTATAGAATTTACTGGCATTTATTccataaaactgaaaaacaaaatcaagccATCAGGCATTGAAGGACATGGTGGAGCATCCAATGTGAACCATTAGGCTTCTAAAATCAGGTCTAACAGAATTTCTGAAACAAAATGCAGATATGAAGTACCCACAATGTCCACCAGGGGCTCTAAAGCACAGATTCCAAACAAACGTGCTTTattggacttcatttataactCAGTTACACCTTAATATTCTCTAAAGATTCTGAACTACAATTAGCTGTACTAGCATTGGCCAAATA from Antennarius striatus isolate MH-2024 chromosome 18, ASM4005453v1, whole genome shotgun sequence includes the following:
- the LOC137612347 gene encoding phospholipid phosphatase-related protein type 5-like yields the protein MLYFQVVILAAAVMLVYYCEFTDTFRPAQQGFICRDPTLAKPDPGPEQESLIQPVILYSVVGGLPVVLISGVELLIFILHHNSNNLYDQEKVFILGDCCYVNPMVRRTVRFLGVYLFGLFATDIFVNAGQLITGTLAPHFLSVCQPNYTALGCQDTPQFVSQSDACTGDPDDIMRARKTFPSKEAALSLYTAVYLAMYVMSCIRSSGGRLTGPLLSLSMVSLAVLTGINRVAEYRNHWSDVMVGQTIGGAIAVFLVVFVLHYFRTNSTMSQNPSDASAHTDEAPTQMNYMIETRNKPFVAQSPGSCTEVT